The Fimbriimonas ginsengisoli Gsoil 348 genome window below encodes:
- a CDS encoding transposase produces MREVKKSSTKWMREEMGIARFSWQEGYAAISVSPERLSGVSKYIENQAEHHRTRSFKEELEELLRLAGIPFDRESFG; encoded by the coding sequence GTGCGAGAGGTTAAGAAGTCTTCCACAAAGTGGATGCGAGAGGAGATGGGAATCGCCCGGTTCTCTTGGCAGGAAGGATACGCCGCCATTTCGGTAAGTCCTGAGCGGTTAAGCGGCGTTTCGAAGTATATCGAAAATCAAGCCGAACATCACCGCACCCGCTCGTTCAAAGAGGAATTGGAGGAACTCCTTAGGTTGGCCGGAATTCCTTTTGATCGGGAGTCTTTCGGCTAG
- a CDS encoding DUF1553 domain-containing protein, giving the protein MRTLSPSPRAFRALLQFGCVGLFVTGAWSTTLKASPKPIKKTIDFNRDVRPIITKCFTCHGHDPKQVAAGLRLDDGPSAKKPLKDGTIAIVPFHPEQSMLISRINAPPEMIMPPKSSNKILSAEEKQTLKQWILEGAEYKPHWGFVAATRPAVPTVKLKSWPKNPIDNFILAKMEEKGLKPSPEADKRTLIRRVTLDIAGLPPTPSEVDAFLKDTKPGAYERVVDRLLASPRYGERMAMDWMDYARYADSNGYQADWERFQWRWRDWVIDAFNKNMPYDRFTVEQIAGDMLPNATMEQKLATGFNRNHRINTEGGVVAEEWRVENVIDRVETTSAVWLGLTAGCARCHDHKYDPITQKDFYSLFAYFNNVPESGTGEERPVDHPPVMKAPTPEQSARMALLQGQVDKLNAKIAAQVEANSDKISDWKVAIPDSPALHEGLVGRYRLSNPLALTAGDAPAPKPGGKLTYDVGRCSGAANVGENAYVDLGSAGDFDSRDHFSYGGWIRPNRGGGSPISHMDMGHDYRGWDIFMNGDRPATHLIDSWPDNAFKVVSQVPIPMGKWSHVLVTYDGSMQPSGVRIYINGQAVPTMVEGAGKLTGTLKTPVSTKIGRRSDGDVFDGQVDDVVLYRRALSPDDAKSLADANPAIPLLAIPPDKRTKEQRTEIGRGWLLEHDPSFAQLAKQEDRAVMERNQLDSEISPVMVMEEMPKPRDAFVLQRGQYDHHGAKVTAAIPAALRIPGKTFANNRLGLAKWIVDPKNPLTGRVTVNRLWDRFFGAGIVPTVEDFGTRADFPTHPELLDWLATDFVSGWNLKKTIRQIVTSATYRQSSKVTAALMKVDPTNKYLARGPRFRMNAEVLRDQAMYVGGMLTEKLGGPSVRPYQPAGVWDDINVYGNLRNYRHDEGPNLHRRSLYTIWKRTAAPPTMTLFDVPTRETCRVRRARTDTPLQALTMLNDVTYVEASRALAIRMLREGGPTAESRLGFAFKVTLSRAPSAEEKQVLLAGLKRRLAHYRADRKAADEVMLQGDLLNDPWLDNADVAAYTILASTILNLDETVTRE; this is encoded by the coding sequence ATGCGCACGCTTTCGCCTAGTCCACGCGCCTTTCGCGCATTGCTTCAGTTCGGGTGTGTCGGCCTCTTCGTGACCGGGGCCTGGAGCACTACGCTTAAGGCGTCGCCCAAGCCGATCAAGAAGACGATCGACTTTAACCGGGACGTCCGGCCGATTATCACCAAGTGCTTTACGTGTCACGGGCACGACCCGAAGCAGGTGGCGGCGGGGCTGCGGCTAGACGACGGCCCCTCGGCCAAGAAGCCGCTCAAGGATGGGACCATCGCGATCGTGCCGTTCCATCCCGAGCAGAGCATGCTCATCAGCCGAATCAACGCGCCGCCCGAGATGATCATGCCGCCGAAGTCGAGCAACAAGATCCTCTCGGCGGAGGAGAAGCAGACCCTCAAACAGTGGATTCTCGAAGGCGCGGAGTACAAGCCGCACTGGGGCTTCGTGGCGGCCACTCGCCCCGCGGTGCCGACGGTAAAACTGAAGAGCTGGCCCAAGAATCCGATCGACAATTTCATCCTCGCGAAGATGGAGGAGAAGGGGCTCAAGCCTTCCCCTGAGGCGGACAAACGAACGCTAATCCGCCGGGTGACTTTGGACATTGCCGGCCTCCCGCCCACTCCGTCCGAGGTCGATGCCTTCCTTAAAGACACCAAACCCGGCGCCTACGAGCGGGTCGTCGATCGCCTCCTCGCCTCGCCCCGATACGGCGAGCGGATGGCGATGGATTGGATGGACTACGCGCGCTACGCCGACAGCAACGGGTACCAGGCCGACTGGGAGCGGTTCCAGTGGCGCTGGCGAGACTGGGTGATCGACGCGTTCAACAAGAACATGCCGTACGACCGGTTCACGGTCGAGCAGATCGCCGGCGACATGTTGCCCAACGCGACGATGGAGCAGAAGCTGGCCACCGGCTTCAACCGGAACCACCGGATCAATACGGAGGGCGGAGTCGTGGCGGAAGAGTGGCGGGTCGAGAATGTCATCGACCGAGTGGAGACCACCAGCGCGGTTTGGCTCGGCCTCACCGCCGGCTGCGCGCGGTGTCACGACCACAAGTACGACCCGATCACCCAAAAAGATTTTTACAGCCTCTTCGCCTACTTCAACAACGTGCCCGAATCCGGGACCGGCGAAGAGCGCCCCGTCGACCATCCTCCGGTGATGAAGGCGCCCACGCCCGAGCAATCGGCCAGAATGGCCCTACTTCAGGGTCAGGTCGACAAGCTGAACGCCAAAATCGCGGCCCAAGTCGAGGCGAACTCGGACAAGATTTCCGACTGGAAAGTGGCGATTCCCGATTCTCCTGCCCTCCACGAAGGTCTCGTCGGTCGATACCGCCTATCCAATCCGCTGGCGCTCACCGCCGGTGACGCACCCGCGCCTAAGCCGGGCGGAAAGCTCACCTACGACGTCGGCCGTTGCAGCGGGGCCGCGAACGTGGGAGAGAATGCGTACGTCGACCTCGGTTCGGCCGGTGACTTCGACTCCCGAGACCACTTCTCTTACGGTGGCTGGATTCGGCCCAACCGAGGCGGCGGTTCGCCCATCTCCCACATGGACATGGGCCACGACTATCGTGGCTGGGACATCTTCATGAACGGCGACCGGCCGGCCACGCACTTGATCGACAGTTGGCCGGACAACGCGTTCAAGGTCGTTTCCCAAGTTCCGATTCCGATGGGCAAGTGGAGCCACGTTCTCGTCACGTACGACGGATCGATGCAGCCGAGCGGCGTGCGCATCTACATTAACGGCCAAGCGGTTCCGACCATGGTCGAGGGGGCAGGAAAACTGACGGGCACACTGAAGACCCCGGTCTCGACGAAGATCGGCCGCCGCTCGGACGGCGACGTCTTCGACGGCCAGGTCGACGATGTGGTGCTGTACCGGCGCGCCCTTTCGCCCGACGATGCGAAGTCACTCGCAGACGCGAACCCGGCGATTCCCCTCCTCGCCATTCCCCCCGACAAGCGGACGAAGGAGCAACGGACGGAGATAGGGCGAGGTTGGCTCTTAGAGCACGATCCGTCCTTCGCCCAACTCGCTAAGCAAGAAGATCGAGCCGTCATGGAGCGGAATCAGCTTGACAGTGAAATCTCGCCGGTCATGGTGATGGAAGAAATGCCGAAGCCGCGAGATGCTTTCGTCCTCCAGCGGGGTCAATACGACCACCACGGAGCGAAGGTGACCGCCGCGATCCCAGCCGCGCTTCGGATCCCGGGTAAGACGTTTGCCAACAACCGTTTGGGACTGGCCAAGTGGATCGTCGATCCGAAGAACCCGCTGACCGGGCGGGTGACCGTCAACCGGCTCTGGGATCGCTTCTTTGGCGCAGGAATCGTTCCCACGGTGGAAGATTTCGGCACTCGGGCCGACTTCCCCACGCACCCAGAGCTCTTGGATTGGTTGGCAACGGACTTCGTCAGCGGTTGGAACCTCAAGAAAACGATCCGGCAGATCGTAACGAGCGCCACCTATCGGCAGTCGTCCAAGGTGACCGCCGCGTTGATGAAGGTCGACCCGACGAATAAGTATCTGGCGCGCGGCCCTCGTTTCCGGATGAACGCCGAGGTGCTCCGCGATCAGGCAATGTACGTGGGCGGCATGCTGACCGAAAAGCTGGGCGGCCCCTCCGTGCGCCCATACCAACCCGCGGGGGTCTGGGACGACATCAACGTGTACGGCAACCTGCGGAACTACCGGCACGACGAAGGTCCAAACCTCCACCGGCGGAGCCTCTACACCATTTGGAAACGGACTGCCGCGCCTCCTACCATGACGCTCTTCGACGTCCCGACCCGCGAAACCTGCCGCGTCCGGCGCGCCCGCACCGACACACCGCTGCAGGCGTTGACAATGCTGAACGACGTAACGTACGTCGAAGCCTCGCGAGCGTTGGCGATTCGAATGCTTCGGGAAGGCGGACCCACGGCGGAAAGCCGGCTGGGCTTCGCGTTCAAAGTAACCCTGTCGCGCGCCCCTTCGGCCGAAGAGAAGCAAGTTCTCCTCGCCGGGCTTAAGCGACGACTCGCGCACTACCGAGCCGATCGAAAAGCTGCCGACGAGGTGATGCTGCAGGGAGATCTACTGAACGACCCTTGGTTGGACAACGCGGACGTGGCGGCATACACGATCCTCGCCAGCACGATTCTGAATTTGGACGAGACGGTGACTCGGGAATAG
- a CDS encoding DUF1501 domain-containing protein produces MDPILQLQDAINRRNFLKRSGGLGLTALFSLLGADGLASSGPTSGKRVGGLPGVPHFKAKAKRVIYLFQSGAPSQMELFDPKPGLEVKMGEDLPDSIRNGQRLTGMTSGQAKFPVAPSVYKFERHGQSGMQLSELLPHMATVADEITLINSMWTDAINHDPAVTFFQTGSQIAGRPSIGSWLTYGLGTENRDLPSYVVLTSTGTGRKDDQPLYDRLWGSGFIPTQYQGVKFRNQGDPVLFLSDPDGVDRTTRRDMLDDLMALNKMKLAKTGDPEIGTRISQYELAFRMQTSVPDLTDISKEPSSVLEMYGPEVKRPGSYAYNCLLARRLAERGVRFVQLFHMGWDQHFDLPRAIKGQTYDTDQPSAALIKDLKQRGLLDDTLIVWGGEFGRTVYSQGTLTKENYGRDHHPRCFSVWLAGAGIKKGVTYGKTDDYCYNILENPVSVHDLHATMLNILGIDHTRLTYRYQGRDFRLTDVFGELVPGIMA; encoded by the coding sequence ATGGACCCCATTCTTCAACTCCAGGACGCGATCAATCGCCGCAACTTCCTCAAGCGAAGCGGCGGACTCGGGTTAACCGCGCTTTTCTCGCTACTCGGCGCCGATGGCTTGGCTTCATCCGGTCCGACTTCGGGCAAACGAGTCGGCGGGCTGCCCGGGGTGCCCCACTTCAAGGCGAAGGCGAAGCGGGTTATCTACCTCTTCCAATCCGGCGCCCCCTCGCAGATGGAGCTGTTCGACCCTAAGCCGGGGCTCGAAGTGAAGATGGGCGAGGATCTTCCCGACTCCATCCGGAACGGCCAGCGACTCACCGGCATGACGTCGGGTCAAGCCAAGTTCCCGGTCGCGCCCAGCGTCTATAAGTTCGAGCGGCACGGCCAGAGCGGCATGCAATTGAGCGAACTGCTTCCGCACATGGCGACCGTCGCCGACGAAATCACATTGATCAACTCGATGTGGACCGACGCGATCAACCACGACCCCGCGGTGACGTTCTTCCAAACCGGTTCGCAGATCGCCGGCCGACCGAGCATCGGCTCCTGGCTGACCTATGGCCTCGGAACCGAGAATCGGGACCTCCCCTCATACGTGGTCCTGACTTCGACCGGCACCGGCCGCAAGGACGACCAGCCACTCTACGACCGTCTTTGGGGCTCGGGCTTCATACCCACCCAATACCAAGGTGTCAAGTTCCGAAACCAAGGCGACCCCGTGCTGTTCTTGTCCGATCCCGATGGCGTCGACCGCACCACGAGACGCGACATGCTGGACGACCTGATGGCGCTGAACAAGATGAAGCTGGCCAAGACGGGCGATCCGGAGATCGGAACCCGCATCTCCCAGTACGAGCTCGCCTTCCGAATGCAGACGAGCGTTCCAGACTTGACTGACATCTCGAAAGAACCGTCGAGCGTGCTCGAAATGTACGGGCCGGAGGTAAAGCGCCCCGGCAGCTACGCCTACAACTGCCTCCTCGCCCGCCGCTTGGCGGAGCGCGGCGTCCGTTTCGTCCAGCTCTTCCACATGGGCTGGGATCAACACTTCGACCTTCCGCGCGCGATTAAGGGCCAAACCTACGACACCGACCAGCCCTCGGCGGCGCTGATCAAAGACCTTAAGCAGCGTGGGCTCCTCGACGACACCCTCATCGTTTGGGGCGGCGAATTCGGCCGGACCGTTTACTCCCAGGGCACCCTAACGAAGGAAAACTACGGCCGCGACCATCACCCCCGCTGCTTCTCCGTCTGGCTCGCCGGCGCGGGGATCAAGAAGGGTGTCACGTACGGCAAGACCGACGACTACTGCTACAACATCCTCGAAAACCCAGTCTCCGTGCACGATCTGCACGCCACGATGCTCAACATCCTCGGCATCGACCACACGCGCCTGACGTACCGTTATCAGGGCCGCGATTTCCGGTTGACGGACGTTTTTGGGGAGTTGGTACCCGGCATCATGGCGTGA